A window of the Yersinia rochesterensis genome harbors these coding sequences:
- a CDS encoding autotransporter outer membrane beta-barrel domain-containing protein has translation MHKVRHASKLFRPLLLSTIISHVVWSGSSIAESIELDYSASSIGPTSVKLSDAIYGDGNYTAKVNVDNPNTSLEVYLGATEASGKSYNVGDYSVDIQGNNTSPLSPYSAFFGLAVDKNNAVSINNFSFNNNLSVGDGHHHNNTALFASNGSQVTINGKVYINSLVEMDTSGASTGTTANNGLYATGVGTTITANEGDVYINTYAKNFLEALDHNEHYPSGGSKSDAVSGKRGGQVTINQSGNYQVNLLGNLDLGSEFDTGSRITAVLNGGNSYWHGTEFNTYNATNNTWAGKLDVTLMNKAQWIPDAVNAEISALNLQKDGIVNLHGFNLHTNKSQNESVKIYDLQGNEGIFLVDVNTSKTDDQRRNGSDFIEVVSSSTGGTHYIEALNVNKFSDLSEDIWVADAANNVSFKAYDQIDITNEYVYDYKPILRSDIKDGDPQSQFGTNWYITGVDKKLSAGSDTAMANASVNYTTATARLEIDSLNKRLGELRNDQQENGVWLRYKGGEMKSDEGSYFKNQYHFYQLGYDHKNENEYGIWITGLAAHYLTGKSTFDQGSGDNKSYGGSLYGSWNRPEKQDYVDLVLKYSHLKSDFDYRNTLGTADHGAASNWAWSASGEYGREFSIGNGNFIEPQGQLVYTHIDKANYTTSSGLQIQQDNINSVIGRAGVRVGHRFEENSKNDVYLKVDLLHEFAGDRNVTIRGKDATLVSKQEGKDSWVTYGVGTNIQLTEDNNSRFYFDVEKSSGGDINTNWQVNAGLRWEF, from the coding sequence ATGCATAAAGTTAGGCATGCATCTAAATTATTTCGTCCATTACTTTTATCTACAATTATCAGCCATGTTGTTTGGTCAGGTTCCAGCATAGCTGAAAGTATTGAATTGGATTACTCAGCGAGCAGTATCGGCCCCACTTCGGTGAAATTATCCGATGCTATTTATGGTGATGGCAATTACACCGCGAAGGTCAATGTTGATAATCCCAACACCTCGCTTGAGGTTTATCTTGGCGCAACGGAAGCCAGCGGTAAAAGTTATAACGTTGGAGATTACTCGGTAGATATACAGGGCAATAACACCTCACCCTTGAGTCCGTATTCCGCTTTCTTTGGTCTGGCAGTTGATAAAAATAATGCGGTTTCAATCAATAATTTCAGTTTCAACAATAACCTGAGCGTGGGTGATGGTCATCATCATAATAACACGGCGCTGTTTGCTTCTAATGGTTCACAGGTAACCATCAATGGCAAAGTGTATATCAATTCCCTGGTTGAAATGGATACCAGCGGGGCAAGTACCGGAACCACTGCAAATAATGGCCTGTATGCGACGGGAGTTGGCACTACAATTACCGCCAATGAAGGGGATGTGTATATTAACACCTACGCCAAAAACTTTTTGGAGGCGTTGGATCATAATGAACATTACCCCAGTGGTGGCTCGAAAAGTGATGCTGTTAGCGGCAAGCGCGGTGGTCAGGTAACAATTAACCAATCGGGTAATTATCAAGTTAATTTATTGGGTAATCTGGACTTAGGCAGTGAATTTGATACCGGTAGCAGAATTACCGCCGTATTAAATGGCGGCAATTCTTATTGGCACGGTACCGAGTTCAATACCTATAATGCAACCAATAATACCTGGGCGGGTAAATTGGATGTGACGTTAATGAATAAAGCGCAGTGGATACCCGATGCAGTTAATGCAGAAATCAGCGCATTAAATCTGCAAAAAGACGGTATCGTTAATTTGCATGGTTTTAACCTTCACACCAATAAAAGTCAGAATGAAAGTGTCAAAATTTATGACTTACAAGGCAATGAAGGTATTTTCCTGGTTGACGTGAACACCAGTAAAACCGATGACCAGCGCAGAAATGGCAGTGATTTTATTGAAGTGGTCAGCAGTAGCACTGGCGGGACTCACTATATTGAAGCACTGAACGTCAATAAATTTAGCGATTTGAGTGAAGATATTTGGGTGGCAGATGCTGCCAATAATGTCAGCTTTAAAGCTTATGATCAGATAGATATTACCAACGAATATGTTTATGACTATAAGCCTATTCTCCGCTCGGATATTAAAGATGGAGATCCGCAAAGTCAGTTTGGGACTAACTGGTATATTACCGGCGTGGATAAAAAACTCAGTGCCGGGAGTGATACCGCGATGGCGAATGCCAGTGTCAATTATACCACCGCAACCGCTCGCCTTGAAATTGATAGCCTTAACAAACGTTTGGGTGAATTAAGAAATGACCAACAGGAAAATGGAGTTTGGTTGCGTTATAAAGGCGGTGAGATGAAGAGTGATGAGGGCAGTTATTTTAAAAACCAATATCACTTTTATCAGCTAGGTTATGACCACAAAAATGAGAATGAGTACGGCATCTGGATAACAGGGTTGGCTGCTCATTATTTGACCGGTAAATCTACCTTTGACCAAGGTTCAGGCGATAACAAAAGCTACGGCGGCAGCCTTTATGGTTCATGGAATCGGCCTGAGAAGCAGGATTATGTCGATTTGGTATTAAAATACAGCCACCTGAAGAGCGATTTTGATTACCGAAATACACTGGGCACTGCTGATCATGGTGCGGCGAGCAACTGGGCCTGGAGTGCGAGTGGTGAATATGGTCGTGAGTTTTCAATCGGTAACGGCAATTTTATCGAGCCTCAAGGGCAACTGGTTTACACCCATATTGATAAAGCCAACTACACTACCAGCAGTGGGCTACAGATCCAGCAGGACAATATTAATAGTGTGATCGGTCGTGCTGGGGTGCGGGTAGGGCATCGCTTCGAGGAAAACAGTAAAAATGATGTTTATCTAAAAGTCGATTTACTGCATGAGTTTGCCGGTGATCGCAATGTCACTATTCGCGGGAAAGACGCCACCTTAGTCTCTAAACAAGAGGGTAAGGATAGCTGGGTAACCTACGGTGTAGGAACCAATATCCAGTTAACTGAGGATAACAATTCTCGCTTTTATTTTGATGTGGAAAAATCTTCCGGCGGTGATATCAACACTAATTGGCAAGTGAATGCTGGCCTGCGTTGGGAGTTTTAA
- a CDS encoding DUF883 family protein gives MNRDKEQQTSLDDDLTMLTDTLEEVLRASGDAADESYKEIKARAEKALKEVQYRLNGRSKCYIKRAKTLACCTDDYVREKPWCSAGIGATVGLVVGLLLARR, from the coding sequence ATGAATCGAGATAAAGAACAGCAAACTTCGCTGGACGACGATTTGACTATGCTCACTGATACGCTGGAAGAAGTGTTGCGCGCCTCGGGCGATGCAGCTGACGAAAGCTATAAGGAAATCAAAGCCCGCGCGGAAAAAGCCCTAAAGGAGGTTCAATACCGTTTGAATGGCCGCAGTAAATGCTATATCAAACGGGCGAAAACGCTTGCGTGTTGTACTGATGATTATGTGCGCGAAAAACCTTGGTGCAGTGCCGGGATTGGAGCAACCGTCGGTTTGGTTGTGGGGCTTTTGCTGGCGCGGCGCTAA
- the edd gene encoding phosphogluconate dehydratase yields the protein MNPTLTRVTQRIITRSAATRTAYLQRISAAKENTVHRSQLACGNLAHGFAACQPDDKVSLKNMVRSDIAIITSYNDMLSAHQPYEDYPQQLKDALHEVGAVGQVAGGVPAMCDGVTQGQDGMELSLMSRDVIAMSAAIGLSHNMFDGALYLGVCDKIVPGLLMAALSFGHLPTVFVPAGPMASGLSNKEKVRVRQLFAEGKVDRHALLEAESASYHSAGTCTFYGTANSNQMVMEVMGLHLPGSSFIQPNTPLRDALTAAAARQVTRLTQTSGNYLPVGQLVDEKVMVNGIVALLATGGSTNHTMHLVAMARSAGIIIDWDDFSELSEVIPQLCRIYPNGPADINYFQAAGGVALLIKELLQGGLLHEDVHTVAGFGLQRYTQEPYLEEGQLQWRSGPERSLDDSVIASLNQPFSPHGGTKVLSGNLGRAVMKTSAVPHDHQIIEGPAVVFESQHDVGPAFESGALDRDCVVVVRYQGPRAIGMPELHKLMPPLGVLLDRGFKVALVTDGRLSGASGKVPSAIHVTPEAYCGGLLAKIRNGDRLRVDGVSGELSLLVDEAELATRLPAVPDISAFHVGCGRELFGALRERMSGAEQGACGIYGD from the coding sequence ATGAACCCGACTCTCACCCGTGTGACCCAGCGTATTATTACGCGATCGGCGGCGACCCGTACCGCCTATCTGCAACGAATTAGTGCGGCCAAAGAAAATACGGTTCACCGCTCACAACTGGCCTGCGGCAATTTGGCCCACGGTTTTGCTGCTTGCCAACCGGACGATAAAGTTTCATTGAAAAATATGGTGCGCAGCGATATTGCCATCATCACCTCCTACAATGACATGCTGTCAGCTCATCAACCTTATGAAGATTATCCGCAACAACTGAAAGATGCGCTGCATGAAGTGGGCGCGGTCGGGCAAGTGGCGGGGGGCGTTCCAGCCATGTGCGATGGTGTGACGCAAGGCCAGGATGGGATGGAGTTATCGCTGATGAGCCGCGATGTGATTGCGATGTCAGCGGCGATCGGCTTGTCACATAATATGTTTGACGGCGCATTGTATCTCGGCGTGTGTGACAAAATTGTGCCGGGGTTGCTGATGGCGGCGTTGTCATTTGGTCACTTACCGACGGTTTTTGTCCCGGCGGGGCCGATGGCTAGCGGCTTGTCTAATAAAGAAAAAGTGCGCGTGCGCCAACTGTTTGCCGAGGGGAAAGTCGACCGGCATGCATTGCTGGAGGCGGAATCAGCCTCTTATCACAGCGCCGGGACCTGCACATTTTACGGCACCGCCAATTCGAATCAGATGGTGATGGAAGTGATGGGGCTGCATTTGCCCGGTTCCTCTTTTATCCAGCCCAATACCCCACTGCGTGATGCGCTAACAGCCGCCGCGGCGCGGCAAGTTACGCGTTTGACGCAAACCAGTGGCAACTATCTGCCGGTCGGTCAGTTGGTGGATGAAAAAGTGATGGTGAATGGCATAGTGGCGCTGCTGGCAACCGGCGGTTCGACCAACCACACCATGCATTTAGTGGCGATGGCGCGCTCGGCGGGCATTATCATCGATTGGGATGATTTTTCCGAACTGTCGGAAGTGATCCCGCAGTTATGTCGCATTTATCCTAATGGCCCGGCAGATATTAACTATTTCCAGGCCGCAGGCGGGGTAGCATTGCTGATAAAAGAGTTATTGCAAGGCGGTTTGCTGCATGAAGATGTTCACACGGTGGCCGGGTTTGGCCTGCAACGTTACACGCAGGAACCTTATCTGGAGGAGGGGCAGTTGCAATGGCGCAGCGGGCCAGAGCGCTCACTGGATGACAGCGTTATTGCCAGTCTGAATCAACCTTTCTCGCCTCATGGCGGCACCAAAGTATTAAGCGGCAATCTGGGGCGAGCGGTGATGAAAACCTCGGCGGTTCCGCATGATCATCAGATTATTGAAGGGCCAGCCGTGGTGTTTGAAAGCCAACATGATGTCGGGCCAGCTTTTGAATCTGGCGCGCTGGACCGCGATTGTGTGGTGGTAGTGCGTTATCAAGGGCCACGGGCCATTGGTATGCCGGAGTTGCATAAACTGATGCCGCCACTGGGCGTATTATTGGATCGCGGCTTTAAGGTAGCGTTAGTCACAGATGGCCGTTTGTCAGGTGCATCCGGTAAAGTGCCGTCAGCGATTCATGTCACACCGGAAGCTTATTGCGGTGGTTTACTGGCGAAAATCCGCAATGGTGATCGGCTGCGGGTCGACGGTGTGAGTGGGGAGCTTTCACTGCTGGTGGATGAAGCCGAGTTAGCAACTCGCCTGCCCGCAGTCCCAGATATCTCGGCTTTCCATGTGGGATGTGGCCGGGAGTTATTTGGCGCGCTGCGTGAGCGGATGTCCGGCGCGGAGCAAGGGGCGTGTGGTATTTATGGGGATTAG
- a CDS encoding heme-degrading domain-containing protein: MNLQQQLTLSQRHQQQLQLTYFNHEIAWQLGEKIKCQAERQGVALAINIRVNGQTLFSYAMPGTSAENGDWLRRKRNVVELLGTSSYAAGLMLQQRQTSLEERYGVSLRDYAALGGGFPLQVKQAGIIGSVNVSGAPHLDDHNLLLQVLADFIGLPAGSIELLAPLSE, encoded by the coding sequence ATGAATTTACAACAGCAACTTACCCTCAGCCAACGGCATCAACAACAGCTGCAATTGACGTATTTTAATCATGAAATCGCCTGGCAGTTAGGCGAAAAAATAAAGTGCCAGGCCGAACGGCAAGGGGTGGCACTGGCGATTAATATCCGGGTAAATGGGCAAACTTTATTCAGTTACGCCATGCCGGGCACCAGTGCAGAAAATGGTGACTGGCTGCGGCGCAAGCGCAATGTGGTGGAGTTACTGGGCACCAGCTCCTATGCCGCGGGGCTGATGCTGCAACAGCGCCAAACCTCACTTGAGGAGCGCTATGGTGTCAGTTTGCGCGACTACGCCGCGCTAGGTGGCGGCTTCCCATTGCAAGTTAAGCAGGCCGGTATTATTGGCAGCGTAAATGTGTCCGGCGCGCCACATTTGGATGATCACAATTTGCTGTTGCAGGTGCTGGCGGACTTCATTGGTCTTCCGGCGGGCAGTATTGAACTTTTGGCTCCTCTGAGCGAATAA
- a CDS encoding MFS transporter gives MDSKIPNARWFRVIVPIIIACIISFMDRVNISFALPGGMENDLAITSQMAGLAGGIFFIGYLFLQVPGGRIAVHGSGRKFIAYSLAVWAIVSILTGFVTNHYQLLFLRFVLGVSEGGMLPVVLTMVSNWFPEREIGRANAFVMMFAPIGGMFTAPLSGFIINALDWRWLFFLEGSLSAVVLIMWWFVISDRPEEAKWLSTKERDYLVTELARERAERMLDAPVTNAPLKAVFLNKGLMKLVALNFFYQTGDYGYTLWLPTILKNLTGGNMASVGILAILPFIATTAGIYVISSLSDKTGKRRLLIMISLFCFAAGLVTSVIFRHNVLISYLALVVCGFFLKAATSPFWSIPGRIAVPEVAGGARGVINGLGNLGGFCGPYLVGVMIFFYGQSAAVCMLAGSLIIAGLITLTLPKECDVEVEAKGKGIYDKGLAKVKRA, from the coding sequence ATGGACAGTAAGATCCCTAATGCCCGTTGGTTCCGCGTTATTGTGCCAATAATTATTGCTTGTATTATTTCTTTTATGGACCGGGTTAATATTAGTTTTGCGCTACCGGGGGGCATGGAAAATGATTTGGCTATTACCAGCCAAATGGCGGGTTTAGCGGGCGGTATTTTCTTTATTGGTTATTTATTTTTACAAGTACCGGGTGGCCGTATTGCTGTTCATGGCAGCGGTAGAAAATTCATTGCTTATTCCCTTGCAGTTTGGGCTATCGTTTCGATTCTGACCGGTTTTGTCACTAACCATTATCAATTGTTATTCCTGCGCTTTGTGCTGGGGGTTTCTGAGGGCGGTATGCTGCCGGTGGTGTTGACCATGGTCAGCAATTGGTTCCCGGAACGCGAAATTGGCCGCGCCAATGCATTCGTCATGATGTTCGCCCCGATCGGCGGTATGTTCACCGCACCTTTATCTGGCTTTATTATCAATGCGTTAGACTGGCGCTGGCTGTTCTTCCTCGAAGGTTCGCTGTCCGCGGTAGTGTTGATAATGTGGTGGTTTGTCATCAGTGACAGACCGGAAGAAGCCAAATGGTTGTCGACCAAAGAGCGCGATTATTTGGTCACCGAGCTTGCGCGTGAACGGGCGGAGCGGATGCTGGATGCGCCCGTGACCAATGCGCCGTTAAAAGCTGTCTTTCTAAATAAAGGGTTGATGAAACTGGTTGCTCTGAACTTCTTTTATCAGACCGGGGATTATGGCTACACCTTGTGGTTGCCGACTATTTTGAAAAATCTGACCGGCGGTAATATGGCCTCGGTTGGTATTCTGGCTATTCTGCCGTTTATTGCCACCACCGCCGGTATTTATGTCATTTCTTCACTATCAGATAAAACCGGTAAACGCCGTCTGCTGATCATGATTTCTCTGTTCTGCTTTGCTGCCGGTTTGGTGACCTCGGTTATTTTCCGTCACAACGTGTTGATCTCTTACCTGGCCTTAGTGGTGTGCGGGTTCTTCCTCAAAGCTGCAACCAGCCCATTCTGGTCTATTCCAGGCCGTATTGCTGTGCCAGAAGTGGCCGGTGGTGCGCGTGGTGTGATTAATGGGTTAGGTAATTTAGGCGGCTTCTGTGGCCCCTATTTGGTCGGCGTGATGATTTTCTTCTACGGCCAAAGTGCAGCAGTTTGCATGTTAGCTGGCTCATTAATTATTGCCGGGCTGATTACCTTAACCCTGCCAAAAGAGTGTGATGTTGAAGTTGAAGCCAAGGGAAAAGGTATTTATGACAAAGGGTTAGCGAAAGTTAAACGCGCTTAA
- a CDS encoding 2-hydroxyacid dehydrogenase — MKNSKSSSFKQAVLIIAPVMDYLTEKLEQNFTVHKLFQVTDTAEFFAAQGKNIKGIVTRGDVGVTNEVLTLLPEVQIISIFGVGTDAVDLDTTRERNIIVTTTPGVLTDDVADTALGLIIATSRRLCQADKFLRAGQWPHSSLPLASKVTGKRLGIFGMGRIGQAIARRAAGFDMQIAYTDTVHIESLPYQYVPDLISLAKQSDILVVAISGGKDSIGLIDKAIFDAMPNHALLVNIARGSMVNQDDLIRALQQKEIGGAGLDVFADEPNVPQTLIEMDNVVLLPHIASATIETRIQMSDIVFSNIHAHFSGEKAPTAITY, encoded by the coding sequence ATGAAAAACAGCAAGTCATCTTCCTTCAAACAAGCCGTATTGATTATCGCCCCGGTAATGGATTATTTGACGGAGAAGTTGGAACAGAATTTCACTGTTCACAAACTCTTTCAGGTTACGGATACTGCTGAGTTTTTTGCGGCGCAGGGCAAGAATATAAAAGGCATTGTGACTCGAGGTGATGTCGGTGTAACCAACGAAGTGCTGACGTTATTACCCGAAGTACAGATTATCTCAATCTTCGGTGTCGGCACGGATGCAGTGGATTTGGACACAACTCGCGAGCGCAATATCATTGTAACTACTACCCCCGGCGTATTGACCGACGATGTGGCCGATACAGCTCTGGGACTGATTATTGCAACTTCGCGGCGTCTATGTCAGGCCGATAAATTCCTCCGCGCTGGTCAATGGCCGCACAGTAGCTTGCCATTAGCATCTAAAGTGACCGGTAAACGTCTGGGTATTTTTGGTATGGGCCGGATTGGTCAAGCCATTGCCCGTCGTGCAGCTGGTTTTGATATGCAAATTGCCTATACCGACACCGTGCACATCGAAAGTCTGCCATATCAATATGTGCCGGATTTAATTAGCCTTGCTAAGCAAAGTGATATTTTGGTCGTGGCTATTTCGGGCGGTAAAGACAGTATTGGTCTGATTGATAAAGCTATTTTCGACGCTATGCCAAACCATGCTCTGCTGGTTAATATTGCCCGTGGCAGTATGGTCAATCAGGATGATTTAATCCGTGCACTACAACAGAAAGAAATTGGCGGGGCGGGTTTGGATGTCTTTGCAGATGAGCCTAATGTGCCGCAAACATTAATCGAAATGGACAATGTGGTATTACTACCGCATATCGCCAGCGCCACCATAGAAACCCGGATTCAAATGAGTGATATTGTATTCTCAAATATTCATGCTCATTTCTCTGGCGAGAAAGCACCTACGGCCATTACTTACTAA
- a CDS encoding substrate-binding domain-containing protein: protein MKNQRVTLQDIALLAGVTKMTVSRYLRTPEKVAPETGERIAQVMTEVNYSVDSEGETSLNQKSPRIGILVPSFNNQIFSDLLAGIESVTAASGYQTLVVNYNYNKEREEEQIVNLLSCQISGLILTDSEHTLRADKYLNASELPVAQVMDLEPQFNRITVGFNNYQAAYDMTATLLASGKQHVVYFGSMSDVRDRKRYQGYSQAMIDTGLAPLHITPNKVSSVSIGAGMLALARQMYPQVDAIFCTNDDMAVGVLQECLKLGMAVPAEIAISGFHGLDIGQATTPVLASVTTPRFEMGKVAAEILIKKIKKIPTIEQVDLHYRISLGGTI, encoded by the coding sequence ATGAAAAACCAGCGTGTTACGTTACAGGATATCGCGTTACTAGCAGGCGTGACCAAAATGACAGTCAGCCGCTACTTACGCACGCCGGAAAAAGTGGCCCCAGAAACCGGTGAACGTATTGCCCAAGTGATGACTGAAGTCAATTATAGTGTTGATTCAGAAGGGGAAACTAGCCTCAATCAAAAAAGTCCAAGAATTGGTATTTTGGTGCCATCCTTTAATAACCAAATTTTCTCCGATTTACTGGCTGGTATTGAGTCGGTCACTGCTGCTAGTGGCTATCAAACGCTGGTCGTTAACTATAATTACAATAAAGAACGTGAAGAAGAACAAATAGTTAATCTATTGTCATGCCAGATTTCCGGGTTGATACTCACCGATTCTGAACATACTTTACGTGCGGATAAGTACCTAAATGCTTCGGAACTTCCGGTCGCGCAAGTGATGGATTTGGAACCACAGTTCAACCGTATTACCGTCGGTTTTAATAATTATCAGGCGGCTTATGATATGACGGCGACACTGTTGGCAAGCGGCAAACAGCATGTTGTCTATTTCGGTTCTATGTCTGATGTGCGAGATCGCAAGCGTTATCAAGGATATAGCCAGGCAATGATTGATACCGGGTTAGCACCGCTGCATATTACGCCCAACAAAGTCTCATCTGTCTCTATTGGTGCCGGTATGTTGGCATTGGCACGACAAATGTATCCGCAAGTTGATGCTATTTTCTGTACCAATGATGATATGGCGGTGGGCGTGTTACAAGAATGCTTGAAACTGGGCATGGCGGTGCCAGCGGAAATAGCGATTTCCGGTTTTCATGGGCTGGATATCGGCCAGGCGACCACCCCAGTGCTAGCCAGTGTCACCACTCCGCGTTTTGAAATGGGCAAAGTGGCTGCTGAAATATTGATTAAGAAAATCAAAAAAATCCCTACAATTGAACAGGTTGACCTACATTATCGTATTTCACTGGGGGGAACTATTTAA
- the idnO gene encoding gluconate 5-dehydrogenase: MKNLFSLENRKVLITGSAQGIGFLLAKGLAEFGAEIIINDITAERAEKAVAELRDSGFVAYATAFNVTDHDAVNDAIAQIENNIGAIDILINNAGIQRRHAFTEFPEKDWDDVIAVNQKSVFLVSQAVSRYMVKRQRGKIINICSMQSELGRDTITPYAASKGAVKMLTRGMCVELARYNIQVNGIAPGYFKTDMTKALVDDKAFTDWLCKRTPAARWGDPEELIGAAVYLSSKASDFVNGHLLFVDGGMLVAV; this comes from the coding sequence ATGAAGAATTTATTTTCGTTAGAAAACCGCAAAGTATTAATTACCGGTTCTGCACAAGGCATTGGGTTTTTATTAGCTAAAGGTCTGGCTGAATTTGGTGCAGAAATAATAATTAATGATATTACCGCAGAACGAGCAGAAAAAGCCGTCGCCGAATTACGCGACAGCGGTTTTGTTGCTTATGCAACGGCATTTAATGTCACTGACCATGATGCTGTTAATGACGCGATTGCACAAATAGAAAATAACATTGGTGCCATTGACATCTTAATTAATAACGCCGGTATTCAGCGCCGCCACGCTTTTACTGAATTCCCAGAAAAAGATTGGGATGATGTGATCGCGGTAAACCAGAAATCAGTATTCTTGGTTTCACAAGCTGTCTCCCGTTATATGGTTAAACGCCAACGCGGTAAGATTATTAATATTTGCTCAATGCAAAGCGAATTAGGCCGCGACACTATTACGCCATATGCCGCCTCTAAAGGGGCAGTGAAGATGTTGACGCGCGGGATGTGTGTTGAGCTGGCCCGTTACAATATTCAAGTGAATGGTATTGCGCCGGGTTATTTCAAAACCGATATGACAAAAGCACTGGTCGACGATAAGGCTTTCACTGATTGGCTATGCAAACGCACGCCAGCCGCCCGTTGGGGAGATCCGGAAGAGTTGATTGGGGCGGCAGTGTATCTGTCTTCCAAAGCATCAGACTTTGTTAATGGTCATCTGTTGTTTGTTGATGGTGGCATGCTGGTTGCAGTTTGA
- a CDS encoding gluconokinase, translating into MSGKCIIVMGVSGTGKSCVGQALALALNAKFIDGDDLHPRANIQKMASGQPLNDSDRAPWLERLSDVAYSLQQKNEVGFLVCSALKKQYRDRLREGNQGIRFLWLTGDYDLVLHRMQQRAGHFMPESLLKSQFATLETPDAREPDIIPIDISPDIVGVVEHCIAALEPENNISHCA; encoded by the coding sequence ATGTCTGGTAAATGCATTATTGTTATGGGCGTATCCGGCACAGGTAAATCCTGTGTGGGTCAGGCGCTGGCGCTGGCGCTTAACGCCAAATTTATAGATGGTGACGATCTGCACCCACGCGCCAATATCCAAAAGATGGCATCGGGTCAGCCGCTTAATGATAGCGACCGTGCTCCGTGGCTTGAGCGGCTAAGTGATGTGGCATACAGCTTACAACAAAAAAATGAAGTGGGTTTTTTAGTCTGTTCGGCACTAAAAAAACAATATCGCGACCGTTTACGTGAGGGGAATCAGGGTATTCGCTTTCTGTGGCTGACCGGCGATTACGATTTAGTGTTGCACCGAATGCAACAGCGGGCGGGGCATTTTATGCCGGAAAGCCTGTTAAAGAGCCAGTTCGCAACACTGGAAACACCTGATGCCCGTGAGCCGGACATCATTCCAATCGATATCTCGCCTGACATTGTCGGTGTTGTTGAACACTGCATTGCCGCGCTGGAGCCAGAAAATAATATCAGTCATTGTGCTTAA
- a CDS encoding YhcH/YjgK/YiaL family protein produces MILDELKSAVNNPLYPDAIRRTLAAISKMDLVNLPAGEQDIEGREIYLNHIIAASKPLYEQAPELHHYYIDIHILLEGSEVIGASPSAQGQRPTMDFDTERDFGLFEGITSETLLTLAPGDIALLFPGELHRPMATLGEVAPLRKIVVKVANHLL; encoded by the coding sequence ATGATACTTGATGAACTAAAAAGCGCGGTGAATAACCCACTTTATCCGGATGCTATCCGCCGCACACTGGCCGCCATCAGCAAAATGGATTTAGTCAATCTTCCTGCCGGGGAACAAGATATTGAAGGCCGCGAGATTTACCTAAATCACATTATTGCCGCGTCCAAACCTTTGTATGAGCAAGCGCCTGAATTGCATCATTATTACATTGATATTCATATTTTGCTGGAAGGTAGTGAGGTGATTGGCGCTTCACCGTCAGCTCAGGGCCAGCGCCCAACGATGGATTTTGATACTGAGCGGGATTTCGGTTTATTTGAAGGTATTACTAGCGAAACCTTGTTAACACTGGCTCCCGGCGATATCGCTCTGCTGTTCCCTGGCGAGTTACATCGCCCGATGGCAACACTGGGAGAAGTTGCGCCGCTGCGCAAGATAGTGGTTAAAGTGGCAAATCATCTTTTATGA
- a CDS encoding DUF1097 domain-containing protein, whose product MNIILMIAITTGILSGIWGWVAVSLGLISWAGFLGCTAYFACPQGGLKGLLITLLTCVSGVFWAMMIIQGSALQPEWAILGYVLTGMVAFLMCIQACQQWLSFVPGTFIGACATFAGNGHWKLVIVSLLVGVVFGYAMKNSGLWLAARRSQKGSSLESSIEVD is encoded by the coding sequence ATGAACATTATTCTGATGATTGCTATTACCACTGGCATTCTCTCAGGTATTTGGGGTTGGGTTGCGGTTAGCCTCGGGCTTATCAGTTGGGCGGGGTTTCTCGGCTGCACCGCCTACTTTGCCTGCCCACAAGGCGGCTTAAAAGGGTTGCTTATCACCCTGTTAACCTGCGTGAGTGGGGTATTCTGGGCGATGATGATTATTCAGGGTAGCGCCTTACAGCCTGAATGGGCCATCCTTGGCTATGTGTTGACCGGCATGGTGGCGTTTTTGATGTGTATCCAGGCCTGCCAGCAGTGGCTATCCTTTGTCCCCGGCACCTTTATTGGGGCTTGCGCCACTTTCGCTGGTAATGGCCATTGGAAACTGGTGATTGTCTCGCTGTTAGTCGGGGTGGTATTTGGTTATGCGATGAAGAACAGTGGGTTGTGGTTGGCGGCGCGGCGGAGTCAAAAGGGAAGTTCCTTGGAGTCTTCGATAGAGGTTGATTAA